The proteins below come from a single Streptomyces tubercidicus genomic window:
- a CDS encoding fic family toxin-antitoxin system, toxin component, with the protein MILTVDLSWLLQTAQEQLPGDPDVLDYGALEAARARHCAVVMGNTVYPEPHHRAAALLQSLVRLPALEHSNELFAVTIAAAYLRASGRPVKVATDQAADLVAQSASGQLSVRDIAAALRTWTHGD; encoded by the coding sequence GTGATCTTAACCGTCGACCTGAGCTGGCTCCTGCAGACCGCCCAGGAACAGCTCCCGGGGGACCCCGACGTACTCGATTACGGAGCCCTGGAAGCCGCCCGAGCCCGGCACTGCGCCGTCGTGATGGGCAACACCGTCTACCCAGAGCCGCACCACCGGGCCGCGGCGCTCTTGCAGTCCCTCGTCCGGCTCCCTGCACTGGAGCACTCCAACGAGCTGTTCGCGGTCACCATCGCCGCCGCGTACCTCCGTGCCAGTGGCCGACCCGTGAAGGTGGCCACAGACCAGGCAGCAGACCTCGTCGCCCAGAGCGCGTCCGGGCAGCTATCCGTACGCGACATCGCAGCAGCCCTGCGCACATGGACCCACGGCGACTGA
- a CDS encoding DUF6086 family protein translates to MSQYYDMGDQTLWNPSNGASRLFMSQVSVYQAELGLPSGIGPMHADECQIDPVAFKAFVDALLAWHRRTSHAVMAALSDGLVATVLVLAERAGIEVNWPPAGFAEGDGLKEVQVPTAPDSSECAWVATLQQKSRELGRFMAA, encoded by the coding sequence TTGAGCCAGTACTACGACATGGGCGACCAGACCCTATGGAACCCGTCCAACGGGGCCTCCCGACTATTCATGAGCCAGGTGAGCGTCTATCAAGCCGAACTGGGTCTGCCGTCCGGAATTGGCCCCATGCACGCCGACGAGTGCCAGATCGACCCCGTGGCGTTCAAAGCGTTCGTCGACGCCCTGCTCGCGTGGCACCGGAGAACGAGTCACGCAGTCATGGCTGCCCTGTCCGATGGCCTCGTCGCCACGGTGCTAGTCCTGGCGGAGAGAGCAGGCATCGAAGTGAACTGGCCGCCAGCAGGCTTCGCTGAGGGCGACGGCCTCAAGGAGGTTCAAGTCCCGACGGCCCCGGATTCCTCCGAGTGTGCTTGGGTAGCCACCCTGCAGCAGAAGTCACGTGAGCTGGGCCGCTTCATGGCGGCCTAA
- a CDS encoding CGNR zinc finger domain-containing protein, translating to MRAGFPDFRLGNVLATSFTGTLSERHGEAVERIPTPHRLVDWLGVNGLAVDSCTTAQLDRARELRESIHAAATAVAIQDALPASAVQVINDCSAQGRAAAFLTPEGNRRWRLSSASCVEDVLSVIAADAISIIAGERDGKLALCASPTCQAAFFDTSQRRTRKWCDMNTCGNRQKKARFNANQHKKPRSAE from the coding sequence ATGCGTGCTGGATTCCCTGACTTCCGCCTCGGCAACGTGCTGGCGACCAGCTTCACGGGGACTCTGTCGGAGCGTCATGGTGAAGCTGTGGAGCGCATTCCCACGCCGCACCGACTCGTCGACTGGCTGGGAGTGAACGGCCTTGCCGTGGACTCCTGCACCACTGCCCAGCTCGACCGTGCTCGGGAACTGAGGGAGTCGATTCACGCCGCCGCGACAGCGGTCGCGATCCAGGACGCTCTCCCTGCGTCTGCTGTCCAAGTCATCAATGACTGCAGCGCTCAGGGGCGGGCCGCGGCGTTCCTGACGCCCGAGGGTAATCGGCGATGGCGGCTCAGCTCGGCTTCCTGTGTGGAAGATGTCCTCAGCGTGATCGCCGCCGACGCGATCAGCATCATCGCAGGCGAACGAGACGGAAAATTGGCCCTGTGTGCCTCACCAACCTGCCAAGCTGCCTTCTTCGACACCAGCCAAAGACGCACCCGCAAATGGTGTGACATGAACACGTGCGGGAATCGTCAGAAGAAAGCGCGCTTCAATGCCAACCAGCACAAGAAACCCAGATCAGCGGAGTGA
- a CDS encoding epoxide hydrolase family protein, with translation MPRPTSDVQAFEAHATDADLDDLRARLAAARLPEAETVYRAAPGPRRWDQGVPLADLVDVVNYWRTGYKWRSFEERLNRIGQFRTTIDDLGIHFLHRRSARADATPLILTHGWPDSIARFVDVVDELADPKDADAPAFHVVVPSLPGFGYSDKPATTGWGTEKIAAAWVELMGRLGYSKFAAHGGDWGGNITTVLGGRFPAHILGIHTTFAEGPPGLTTDGLTAVEREWTEETRDFWRHRAAYAKQQATRPQTIGYSLVDSPVGLLAWILDKFAEWSDTEDSPFETISRDRVLDNVTLYWLTRTGASSARIYYESHNSLDPELRVDVPSAITMYPRDVEKCPRAWAQERYRQIARWRAPETGGHFPSLEVPEYFVKDLQEGLAAALAAHR, from the coding sequence ATGCCCCGTCCCACCAGCGACGTGCAAGCATTTGAAGCCCACGCAACGGACGCCGACCTCGACGATCTGCGCGCGCGACTGGCCGCGGCGCGACTACCGGAGGCCGAGACGGTCTATCGCGCCGCGCCCGGCCCTCGCCGATGGGACCAGGGCGTCCCTCTCGCCGACCTCGTCGACGTCGTGAACTACTGGCGCACCGGGTACAAGTGGCGGTCGTTCGAAGAGCGCCTCAACCGGATCGGCCAGTTCCGCACGACCATTGATGATCTGGGAATCCACTTCCTGCACCGCCGATCCGCGCGCGCAGATGCCACTCCTCTGATCTTGACGCACGGGTGGCCGGACAGCATCGCTCGGTTCGTCGATGTAGTGGACGAGCTGGCAGATCCCAAAGATGCAGACGCGCCGGCGTTCCACGTCGTGGTTCCATCGCTGCCAGGCTTCGGTTACAGCGACAAGCCGGCCACCACCGGGTGGGGAACCGAAAAGATCGCAGCCGCATGGGTGGAGCTGATGGGAAGGCTCGGCTACAGCAAGTTCGCAGCCCACGGCGGCGACTGGGGAGGGAATATCACCACGGTTCTCGGCGGCAGGTTCCCGGCGCACATTCTCGGCATCCACACAACGTTCGCGGAGGGACCGCCCGGGTTGACAACGGACGGGCTGACCGCGGTCGAACGCGAGTGGACCGAGGAAACCCGCGATTTCTGGCGCCACCGCGCGGCGTACGCGAAGCAGCAGGCGACCCGACCGCAGACCATCGGCTACTCGCTCGTCGACTCACCGGTCGGGCTTCTTGCCTGGATCCTTGACAAGTTCGCCGAGTGGTCAGACACCGAAGACAGCCCGTTCGAGACGATTTCCAGAGACAGGGTTCTTGACAACGTCACCCTGTATTGGCTGACACGGACCGGCGCATCGTCGGCCCGCATTTACTACGAAAGCCACAACTCGCTGGACCCCGAACTTCGGGTCGACGTCCCGTCAGCAATCACTATGTATCCCCGCGACGTCGAGAAGTGTCCGCGCGCCTGGGCACAGGAACGGTACCGACAGATCGCCCGATGGAGGGCGCCCGAAACCGGGGGACACTTCCCGTCGCTGGAGGTTCCCGAGTATTTCGTCAAGGACCTGCAAGAAGGCCTCGCGGCAGCGCTGGCCGCTCATCGGTGA
- a CDS encoding cupin domain-containing protein codes for MTAISSAVRSLGGDFPAEAFGRTYRLWPRVGDFSDMFTWDDLNQIIARHRLEPPRLRLFNDGSQIPQHSYAHPVVSKRHTIWHRIEPANLHHQLKDGASLVLDAVDALHPGVEDLASALERHFRTDVQVNLYASWTPKEGFGVHWDDHDVVVVQLEGAKRWKIYGATRIDPLRVDTEAPEPPTGAPVAEIVLQADDMLYLPRGWWHAVAATEGRSLHLICGLKPTTGADLLSWLADQLRVSNTVRANLPYFAPPDERTTYLQALRKELTDSLHEGVIEEFINARGSTDPGRPMPSLPFVDGIPADESLSVRLTAAGAWYGVDGDGHVVFSAGGQEWTFSRSVLAVIKLLLNGATATLGELSVSSGLPVGHVAALVSELVEAGVAAVSRRR; via the coding sequence ATGACCGCCATCTCCTCGGCGGTCCGGAGCCTCGGCGGGGACTTCCCCGCCGAGGCGTTCGGCCGCACGTATCGCCTCTGGCCACGCGTCGGCGACTTCTCGGACATGTTCACGTGGGACGACCTCAACCAAATCATCGCCCGGCACCGCCTCGAACCCCCACGGCTGCGGCTCTTCAACGACGGCAGCCAGATCCCGCAACACAGCTACGCCCACCCCGTGGTGTCCAAGCGCCACACGATCTGGCACCGGATCGAGCCCGCCAACCTGCACCACCAGCTCAAGGACGGCGCCTCGCTCGTCCTGGACGCCGTGGACGCACTGCACCCCGGCGTCGAAGACCTCGCAAGCGCGCTGGAGCGGCACTTCCGCACCGACGTGCAGGTCAACCTCTACGCCTCATGGACTCCGAAGGAAGGCTTCGGCGTCCACTGGGACGACCACGATGTGGTGGTCGTCCAACTCGAAGGCGCCAAGCGGTGGAAGATCTACGGCGCCACCCGGATCGACCCACTGCGCGTCGACACCGAGGCACCCGAGCCACCAACCGGGGCCCCGGTCGCAGAGATCGTCCTCCAGGCCGACGACATGCTCTATCTGCCCCGCGGGTGGTGGCACGCCGTTGCCGCCACCGAGGGCCGGTCCCTCCACCTGATCTGCGGCCTCAAGCCCACCACCGGAGCAGACCTCCTGTCCTGGCTCGCAGACCAGCTGCGGGTCTCGAACACCGTCCGCGCGAACCTGCCGTACTTCGCCCCGCCGGACGAACGGACCACATATCTCCAAGCTCTGCGCAAGGAGCTCACCGACAGCCTGCACGAGGGCGTGATCGAGGAGTTCATCAACGCCCGGGGCAGCACCGACCCCGGCCGGCCCATGCCGTCCCTGCCGTTCGTGGACGGCATCCCCGCGGACGAGAGCCTGAGCGTACGGCTCACCGCTGCCGGAGCCTGGTACGGCGTGGACGGGGACGGCCACGTCGTGTTCAGCGCCGGCGGCCAGGAGTGGACGTTCAGCAGGTCGGTCCTCGCCGTGATCAAGCTCCTTCTCAACGGAGCCACCGCAACCCTGGGCGAACTGTCGGTAAGCTCGGGCCTCCCCGTCGGCCACGTCGCAGCCCTGGTCTCCGAGCTGGTCGAGGCCGGCGTCGCCGCCGTCAGCCGGAGAAGGTAG
- a CDS encoding DUF6415 family natural product biosynthesis protein: MDATRADQQPLPGQLRPAGTDGIDQIQADIAAALRSTIVLPPYDEVLRLIDTLKRHLGPLVEQAKGHVQEHRPGEVAWYREHVQIDNAQIQLRSGPGDGLVSAAHRLQRLARSVQQLHRQIHHDQGA, translated from the coding sequence ATGGATGCCACCCGTGCCGATCAGCAGCCGCTGCCGGGCCAGCTACGCCCGGCGGGCACCGACGGCATCGACCAGATCCAGGCGGACATCGCTGCAGCTCTGCGCTCCACCATCGTCCTTCCCCCGTACGACGAGGTCCTCCGGCTGATCGACACCCTCAAGAGGCATCTCGGCCCGCTGGTCGAACAGGCCAAGGGGCACGTACAGGAGCACCGCCCTGGCGAGGTCGCCTGGTACCGGGAACACGTCCAGATCGACAACGCCCAGATCCAGCTGCGATCCGGGCCTGGCGACGGGCTGGTGTCTGCCGCCCATCGCCTGCAGAGACTGGCCCGCTCCGTTCAGCAGCTCCACCGCCAGATCCACCACGACCAGGGGGCGTGA